The following are encoded together in the Anoplopoma fimbria isolate UVic2021 breed Golden Eagle Sablefish chromosome 9, Afim_UVic_2022, whole genome shotgun sequence genome:
- the tnrc6c2 gene encoding trinucleotide repeat-containing gene 6C protein, whose amino-acid sequence MEERKKKKQEEKTKTDVAQRKAADQKPKVPEPAPTKPSPGPSHHLRPASPTLPLSSSSSSSSGNGKRASSSSQLPNQTPPQQQCQLSSASARYPPREVPPRFRQQEHKQLLKRGQPLPAGALSALTLSSSSSSSAHSSSYSSSTTSSTSPNSATSTASKRHPDISLQSGSVAQYETSHWGASLPVDSSFSANSWDKVIIDRSDTQAWPSISSGSEPGHPAAPECSLGSASSNTDTSAVTTTSSNSFLSMATGAAGQQAHYSSLKANNNMMTGPGSANTCGNRGWGSDGKQDGMNGGRVGPPNNWGSTNFNLNLNPNDNPSAWPVLGHEGGGGCGIGPNAVSNSPSLPPGINGNGNMGNGSLGGSDNGGGGWGGMMSANGNDQQHPSTNTSLSFKMESSNLNTDGPNHTKQQAQEPMSPIHGVTGWGGQSPTESSQLNGDTTGSSVWGSGETKAADSPKDSGWDSTPSGGPSAWGRQGSGGGSSGSGGWGDWGKSSGGGDTTKGWDSVDAGSSGSGQEQQQTSWGQKPRAAPASEGSGDSSESQSDHRDRTSGTDCTPLLPRQDLDPRVLSNTGWGQTPIRQHTVWEMEEAKLDERKSKSSSDSTGGSSSNVGPSSINGGTINPKIGPSQRPGSGEKSDSEGSSSSGWRAPPPQPIQTGSGWGEPPQSLSKAPNGTTSGWGDHCPPNGPRNGGTPSWGSEEKSSSWDDGMTKSQPTNWGEGPKSSHGWGNSNGGSNGSNTGEWGEAEAKKNGSSSSMWEGEGGNGGSGGWKESPRAGNRGGGWSKPAPPVSNSNWGEIPRANGPVQGNWGSSKPQESSSSSSTGSGGGGSMGSWGGPGTVKQNTSSWGNGSKQDQGMDPTGWEEPSPPSLRRKMEIDDGTSTWGDPGTYNKTVNLWDRNHPNNNPGNSGPPPSKNGGVTIPNSNNNNHSVGPGNNNHHHTHHMHHHPHHGQPPTHLQHHGSNNGSSNNGPSNNGPPHPGAGPQGRPPLANPGWGELPTAQPKSEPPWGEPAAPTSSVDNGTSAWGKPTGGEGGWGDGGHESSGPYGRANGPTGSSACKPGPKPMQDGWGNGGEEMGMSSGQWDAEDGEMWNSPTSQESSSSCNSWGNGPKKGPSKSKMNKPDEAWIMNRLIKQLTDMGFPRDPAEEALKSNNMNLDQAMSALLEKKTDLDKRGMGMSDYSNGMNKPMVCRPSALSKDPSDRNSYLDKDGVLSDDAPPSPYLPSPSLKLPLANSSLPGQGLGQGNPGLAMQNLNNRQIHSGMFGSSGAAQTRAMQQQPPQPPVPPLSSSQPSLRAQVPQFLSPQVQAQLLQFAAKNIGLNPALLTSPINPQQMTLLYQLQQLQMAYQRLQIQQQMMQAQRNVSGPIRQQEQQVARTITNMQQQIQQHQRQLYQALLMKQQQLPSHSSSSSSAGLHPPGGPAGGHGSGKSTLDPYTGPHQAPGLADTLHTKEPPSSPNAYSTYSLSGLNPNMNVNCMEVGGLSLKEHPQPQSRLSQWTHSNSMDSSNMENNLNKHGAISAASSLGPPGKPPHLEDSYNHYNLMSSSESPSSPMVPQDSWGQGKSSNEKISNGTNINWPPEFCPGVPWKGLQNIDPENDPNMTPGSVPSGPTINTNIHDVNRYLLRDRNGGKLSDMKSTWSQGPISQGQASLSHELWKVPQGPRSNAAPSRPPPGLTHNKPSSTWGGNSLGLGQGWSGSYAPEGTTWSTDTSNRTSSWLVLRNLTPQIDGSTLRTLCMQHGPLITFHLNLTQGNAVVRYSSKDEAAKAQKSLHMCVLGNTTILAEFAGEEEVNRFFAQGQSLGANTTSWQANPGSNQNRMGGAAQSHSIGQWSSGGGGGGKPSGGDLLWGGVPQYSSLWGPPSGEDARVIGSPTPINTLLPGDLLSGESM is encoded by the exons aCATATCCCTCCAGAGTGGCTCTGTTGCCCAGTATGAGACCTCTCATTGGGGAGCCTCTTTGCCAGTTGACAGCTCATTCAGTGCCAACAGCTGGGACAAAGTGATTATTGACCGAAGTGACACACAAGCTTGGCCCTCCATCAGCAGCGGTAGTGAGCCCGGCCACCCTGCAGCACCAGAATGCTCCTTGGGCTCAGCTAGCTCTAACACAGACACAAGTGCTGTCACTACCACCAGTAGTAATAGTTTTCTGAGTATGGCCACAGGTGCCGCAGGCCAGCAGGCCCACTACTCCTCTCTTAAGGCTAACAATAACATGATGACAGGACCTGGTTCAGCCAACACATGCGGTAATAGAGGCTGGGGCTCAGATGGGAAACAAGATGGTATGAATGGTGGTCGAGTAGGGCCGCCCAATAACTGGGGCTCTACCAATTTTAACTTGAACCTCAATCCCAATGACAACCCTTCAGCTTGGCCTGTTCTGGGCCATGAGGGTGGTGGAGGTTGTGGTATTGGCCCCAATGCAGTGTCAAATTCCCCATCCCTCCCACCAGGTATTAATGGCAATGGAAACATGGGAAATGGGAGCCTGGGAGGTTCGGATAATGGCGGGGGAGGTTGGGGTGGCATGATGAGTGCTAACGGAAATGATCAACAGCACCCTTCAACTAACACAAGCTTATCCTTCAAAATGGAATCTTCTAACCTTAACACTGATGGACCAAACCACACTAAGCAGCAAGCTCAGGAGCCTATGAGCCCTATCCATGGAGTAACTGGATGGGGAGGCCAGTCACCCACTGAATCATCCCAGCTCAATGGGGACACAACAGGCAGCTCTGTATGGGGTAGTGGAGAAACCAAGGCAGCTGACTCCCCCAAGGACTCAGGCTGGGACTCAACTCCCTCTGGAGGCCCTTCTGCTTGGGGCCGCCAAGGCAGTGGTGGTGGGAGTAGTGGAAGTGGTGGTTGGGGTGACTGGGGAAAATCCTCTGGCGGTGGAGATACAACTAAAGGCTGGGACTCGGTAGATGCTGGTAGCTCTGGTTCAGGCCAAGAGCAGCAACAAACCTCATGGGGCCAGAAGCCCAGAGCAGCCCCAGCAAGTGAAGGTAGTGGGGACAGCAGCGAAAGTCAATCCGACCACAGAGACAGGACCTCCGGCACGGATTGTACCCCTCTGCTACCCCGGCAGGACCTGGACCCTAGGGTACTGAGTAACACGGGTTGGGGACAGACCCCGATCCGACAGCACACTGTATGGGAGATGGAAGAAGCCAAATTGGATGAACGGAAGAGCAAAAGCAGCTCAGATTCCACAGGAGGCTCCAGCTCTAATGTTGGACCCTCATCCATCAATGGAGGTACCATCAACCCGAAAATTGGCCCCAGTCAGAGGCCTGGGTCTGGAGAAAAAAGTGACAGTGAAGGATCATCATCCTCCGGCTGGAGAGCCCCTCCACCTCAGCCTATCCAGACTGGATCAGGATGGGGGGAACCCCCACAGTCACTCAGCAAAGCGCCGAATGGCACTACCAGTGGCTGGGGTGACCATTGTCCCCCCAATGGTCCCAGAAACGGAGGCACACCATCCTGGGGTTCTGAGGAAAAGTCATCCAGTTGGGACGATGGCATGACAAAAAGTCAGCCAACTAACTGGGGAGAAGGCCCCAAAAGCTCCCATGGATGGGGCAACAGTAACGGTGGCTCCAACGGCTCCAACACAGGGGAGTGGGGAGAGGCTGAGGCCAAGAAGAATGGATCATCCAGCAGCATgtgggaaggagaaggaggtaATGGAGGAAGTGGTGGATGGAAGGAGAGCCCCAGGGCAGGAAATagaggaggaggctggagtAAGCCTGCCCCTCCTGTGAGTAATAGCAACTGGGGGGAGATCCCACGTGCCAATGGCCCAGTGCAGGGGAACTGGGGCTCTTCCAAGCCCcaagaaagcagcagcagcagcagcactggcaGCGGAGGAGGTGGCAGCATGGGTTCATGGGGTGGTCCTGGTACTGTGAAGCAGAACACATCAAGCTGGGGAAATGGCAGCAAACAGGACCAAGGCATGGATCCCACTGGCTGGGAAGagccctcccctccctctctccgcAGGAAGATGGAAATTGACGATGGAACGTCCACCTGGGGCGATCCTGGCACCTACAACAAGACTGTCAACTTGTGGGATCGCAACCATCCCAATAATAACCCAGGCAACAGCGGCCCACCGCCCAGTAAGAATGGTGGTGTGACTATCCccaacagtaacaacaacaatcaCTCTGTCGGCCCTGGCAACAACAATCACCATCACACTCACCACATGCACCACCATCCACATCATGGCCAGCCCCCAACTCACCTGCAACACCATGGAAGCAACAATGGGTCATCCAACAATGGCCCATCCAACAATGGCCCCCCACATCCAGGTGCGGGTCCCCAGGGTAGACCCCCCCTTGCTAACCCAG gttgGGGAGAACTTCCCACTGCTCAACCCAAGTCAGAGCCTCCTTGGGGAGAGCCAGCCGCTCCAACATCATCTGTGGACAACGGTACCTCTGCATGGGGCAAGCCCACAGgggga gagggaggatggggagACGGTGGCCACGAGTCCTCTGGACCTTATGGCAGGGCCAACGGACCAACAGGTTCTTCAGCCTGCAAGCCAG GTCCCAAACCTATGCAAGATGGCTGGGgaaatggaggagaggagatgggcATGTCTTCTGGCCAATGGGATGCTGAGGATGGGGAGATGTGGAACAGCCCCACCTCCCAGGAGAGCAGCTCTTCTTGCAACTCCTGGGGCAATGGACCCAAGAAGGGCCCGAGCAAG AGCAAAATGAACAAGCCAGATGAGGCTTGGATCATGAACCGTCTCATCAAACAGCTCACTGACATGGGCTTTCCG AGAGACCCTGCAGAGGAGGCTTTGAAGAGCAACAACATGAACCTTGACCAGGCCATGA GCGCCCTGTTGGAGAAGAAGACTGACCTGGACAAGCGGGGTATGGGCATGTCTGATTACAGCAACGGCATGAACAAGCCCATGGTGTGTCGGCCCTCTGCACTCTCCAAAGACCCCTCCGACCGCAACTCCTATCTTGACAAG GATGGTGTTTTGTCAGATGATGCCCCCCCATCACCGTATCTGCCTTCCCCGAGCCTGAAGCTCCCCCTGGCCAACAGTAGCCTTCCTGGGCAGGGTCTGGGACAGGGCAACCCGGGGCTGGCCATGCAAAACTTGAACAACAGACAG ATACACAGTGGAATGTTTGGCAGTAGTGGAGCAGCACAAACCCGGGccatgcagcagcagcctccacaGCCACCAGTGCCACCTCTCAGCTCATCCCAGCCTAGTCTACGTGCTCAAGTGCCTCAGTTTCTCTCCCCTCAG gtcCAAGCACAGCTCTTGCAGTTTGCAGCAAAAAACATTGGTCTGAACCCTGCACTTTTAACCTCACCAATAAACCCTCAACAAATGACCCTCTTGTACCAACTTCAGCAACTGCAAATG GCGTACCAGCGTTTACAAATCCAGCAGCAGATGATGCAGGCGCAACGCAATGTTTCCGGCCCCATTAGACAACAAGAGCAGCAA gTTGCACGTACAATCACCAACATGCAGCAGCAGATCCAGCAGCACCAGCGTCAGCTGTACCAAGCGCTGCTGATGAAGCAGCAGCAACTTCCCtctcactcctcttcctcctcctccgctggTCTGCATCCCCCCGGTGGCCCCGCCGGAGGCCATGGTTCCGGCAAATCAACCCTGGACCCCTACACAGGCCCACACCAGGCTCCGGGCCTAGCCGACACACTGCACACCAAAGAGCCGCCGTCTTCGCCCAACGCCTACAGCACCTACTCTCTCT ctgGACTGAATCcaaacatgaatgtaaactgcaTGGAGGTTGGGGGACTGTCCCTGAAGGAGCACCCCCAGCCCCAATCCCGCCTGTCCCAGTGGACACACTCTAACTCCATGGACTCCTCAAACATGGAGAACAACCTCAATAAGCACG GTGCCATATCTGCTGCCTCTAGCCTGGGCCCCCCCGGAAAGCCCCCCCATCTGGAGGACTCATACAACCATTACAATCTAATGTCCAGCTCTGAGTCCCCCAGCAGCCCCATGGTGCCCCAAGACAGCTGGGGCCAGGGCAAGAGCTCCAATGAAAAGATCTCCAATGGGACCAACATTAACTGGCCCCCAG AATTCTGCCCTGGTGTGCCATGGAAGGGCCTTCAGAACATCGACCCCGAGAATGACCCCAACATGACCCCTGGCAGTGTCCCCAGCGGTCCCACCATCAACACCAACATCCACGACGTCAATCGATACCTGCTGCGGGACAGAAATGGAG GCAAGCTTTCTGACATGAAGTCCACCTGGTCCCAAGGGCCAATCTCCCAGGGCCAAGCCTCTTTGTCTCATGAGCTGTGGAAAGTCCCTCAGGGGCCGCGCAGCAACGCAGCACCTTCCCGGCCCCCACCAGGCCTCACCCACAACAAACCCTCCTCTACTTGGGGTGGCAACTCGCTGGGCCTGGGCCAAGGCTGGAGCGGCTCCTACGCCCCTG AGGGAACCACCTGGAGTACTGACACCTCCAACAGGACCAGCAGCTGGCTGGTGCTGAGGAATCTCACCCCACAA ATCGATGGTTCAACTCTGCGGACCCTGTGCATGCAGCATGGCCCCCTGATCACATTCCACCTCAACCTGACGCAGGGGAACGCCGTGGTGCGCTACAGCTCCAAGGACGAGGCCGCTAAGGCCCAGAAGTCTCTGCACAT GTGTGTGCTTGGAAACACCACCATCCTGGCGGAGTTTGCCGGCGAGGAGGAGGTGAACCGCTTCTTTGCACAAGGCCAGTCGCTGGGGGCTAACACCACTAGCTGGCAGGCCAACCCGGGAAGCAATCAAAACCGGATGGGCGGGGCAGCACAGTCCCACTCTATCGGCCAGTGGAGCAGCGGCGGTGGCGGCGGAGGCAAGCCCAGCGGAGGCGACCTGCTGTGGGGCGGTGTGCCCCAGTACTCTAGCCTGTGGGGACCGCCGAGTGGAGAGGACGCCCGTGTGATTGGGAGCCCCACCCCCATTAACACCCTGCTGCCTGGAGATCTGCTGAGTGGAGAGTCCATGTAG